Proteins from a single region of Streptomyces spinoverrucosus:
- a CDS encoding FadR/GntR family transcriptional regulator, translating into MAARDLQERIKKLIVDRRLASGAPLPTEPELMVFLGASRNSVREALKALQAMGIVEIRHGFGTYVGRMSLAPMIEGLAFRTVAGHYRGEDSLLQLLELREAVETGLVSRLAGRLPESDLVALEALVDRMDHRAAQGVGFAETDRAFHATLYRGLDNVLLSEVLEAFWDAFHRVSRDLVEVPQDPRITWRQHREILDAVRSGDSPRAEQAIRDHFSHIRTRLISSAPTDTDLCPNEPL; encoded by the coding sequence ATGGCAGCGCGTGACCTCCAGGAGAGGATCAAGAAGCTCATCGTCGACCGCCGGCTGGCCTCCGGGGCGCCGCTGCCGACCGAGCCCGAGCTGATGGTGTTCCTCGGCGCGAGCCGGAACTCGGTCCGGGAGGCGCTGAAGGCACTCCAGGCGATGGGGATCGTCGAGATACGACACGGCTTCGGCACCTATGTCGGCCGGATGTCCCTCGCCCCGATGATCGAGGGCCTCGCCTTCCGCACGGTCGCCGGGCACTACCGGGGCGAGGACAGCCTGCTGCAGCTGCTGGAGCTGCGTGAGGCGGTGGAGACGGGACTGGTCTCCCGGCTCGCGGGGCGGCTGCCGGAGTCGGACCTCGTCGCGCTGGAAGCGCTCGTGGATCGTATGGATCACCGAGCCGCGCAGGGTGTCGGCTTCGCCGAGACCGACCGGGCCTTTCACGCCACCCTCTACCGGGGGCTGGACAACGTGCTGCTGAGCGAGGTGCTGGAGGCGTTCTGGGATGCCTTCCACCGGGTGAGCCGGGATCTTGTCGAGGTGCCACAGGACCCGCGGATCACCTGGCGGCAGCACCGGGAGATCCTGGACGCGGTGCGGTCCGGCGACTCGCCACGCGCCGAGCAAGCAATAAGAGACCACTTCAGTCACATTCGCACCCGACTGATATCAAGTGCACCAACCGACACTGACTTGTGTCCGAATGAGCCCCTATAA
- a CDS encoding peptidoglycan-binding protein: MKTPVFEEIDPASDCDCPGCAHWRLVLPHSAPHRPSVHLATRRVLALAAVTSTALGVGHTVPALAAVHAPLRPGVPAGDEPQSPQGNKAPLHGPAGTPAKPSEAGKTPEITRAEIIERAQKWVDAKVPYSMTSYWEDGYRQDCSGFVSMAWSLPQNEWTGSLHTFGTRITKAELQPGDMLLFHNPDNPQNGSHVVLFGGWVDSSRTYYVAYESTRPHARRLTTPYAYWTNSSRYIPYRYKGVVEIPPETPPTTPPATPPTIPPVTPPETPPAIPPETPTMPSVDVPQDDKHAAAPYPGRAMFRPGANNPHVTQLGRQLVKKGFGRYYPNGPGPRWGEADRRGVEAFQRTQGWRGGAADGYPGPETWRRLFF; this comes from the coding sequence ATGAAAACTCCGGTATTCGAGGAAATCGATCCCGCGAGCGACTGCGACTGCCCCGGATGCGCCCACTGGCGCCTCGTACTCCCCCATTCCGCTCCCCACCGCCCCTCCGTCCACCTCGCCACCCGACGCGTCCTCGCCCTGGCCGCCGTGACCTCCACGGCCCTCGGCGTCGGCCACACCGTGCCCGCCCTCGCCGCCGTCCACGCCCCCCTCCGACCCGGCGTTCCCGCAGGTGACGAGCCTCAGAGCCCGCAGGGGAACAAGGCCCCGCTGCACGGCCCGGCCGGGACACCGGCCAAGCCGTCGGAGGCGGGGAAGACGCCCGAGATCACCCGGGCGGAGATCATCGAGCGCGCCCAGAAATGGGTCGACGCGAAGGTCCCGTACAGCATGACCTCCTACTGGGAGGACGGTTACCGGCAGGACTGCTCGGGCTTTGTCTCGATGGCCTGGAGCCTGCCGCAGAACGAATGGACCGGCTCTCTTCACACCTTCGGCACCCGTATCACCAAGGCGGAACTCCAGCCCGGCGACATGCTGCTGTTCCACAACCCCGACAACCCGCAGAACGGCTCGCACGTCGTCCTTTTCGGCGGCTGGGTCGACTCCTCCCGGACGTACTACGTCGCCTACGAGTCGACCCGCCCGCACGCCCGCAGGCTGACCACCCCTTACGCCTACTGGACGAACTCGTCGCGATACATCCCGTATCGCTACAAGGGCGTGGTGGAAATCCCACCCGAGACGCCGCCGACGACCCCGCCCGCCACACCGCCCACGATCCCGCCCGTGACGCCCCCCGAGACACCGCCCGCGATCCCGCCGGAGACGCCCACCATGCCCTCGGTCGATGTCCCGCAGGACGACAAGCACGCCGCGGCGCCGTATCCCGGGCGGGCGATGTTCCGGCCCGGCGCGAACAACCCGCATGTCACCCAGCTCGGCAGGCAGCTGGTGAAGAAGGGGTTCGGCAGGTACTACCCGAACGGGCCGGGACCGCGCTGGGGCGAGGCGGACCGGCGAGGTGTCGAGGCCTTCCAGCGCACCCAGGGCTGGCGGGGCGGCGCGGCGGACGGCTACCCCGGGCCGGAGACCTGGCGGCGGCTCTTCTTCTGA
- a CDS encoding SPFH domain-containing protein, with protein sequence MTTTTPETPDPGGAEEDPPPPARPARLIQNEATTEIPVHLLFRDDPDPVSVQLRPAVVSRRQGTGEQPRLRRPVPSRARPVPQVDPALVERPARVLPPAVGVLAGAVGAAGCTVTSWWAGTLPPVVAAALGLPAYAGAGLGPAQWAAYAGAGVLGLFGFGGLARGRTGGAWVLGLFGRYRGTVRRTGLMWVNPLLLRRRVDVRLRHWRSEPMPAADGSGVALRVVVLVVWRVRDTARAMLGVEDHEEYLRVCVEAALARVPVEMPGAAKPAVDAAADALTRLVTADATPVGLEVFSVQPVRVEYAPEVAAAMHRRRIAALDAQHRASVLTSVVDSVEDTVTRLTMRGLVELDDYERKVLVKDLTVAFCAGRGETGP encoded by the coding sequence ATGACCACGACCACTCCCGAGACACCCGACCCCGGGGGAGCCGAGGAGGACCCGCCGCCCCCGGCCCGGCCGGCCCGGCTGATCCAGAACGAGGCGACCACCGAGATCCCCGTCCATCTGCTGTTCCGCGACGACCCCGACCCGGTCTCCGTCCAGCTGCGGCCCGCCGTGGTGAGCCGTCGGCAGGGCACCGGGGAGCAGCCACGGCTGCGCCGCCCGGTCCCGTCGCGGGCCCGCCCGGTGCCGCAGGTCGACCCCGCCCTGGTCGAGCGGCCCGCGCGCGTGCTGCCCCCCGCGGTGGGGGTGCTCGCCGGTGCGGTCGGGGCGGCCGGGTGCACGGTCACCTCGTGGTGGGCGGGCACCCTGCCGCCGGTGGTGGCCGCGGCCCTGGGCCTGCCGGCGTACGCGGGGGCCGGGCTCGGTCCGGCGCAGTGGGCGGCGTACGCCGGGGCGGGGGTGCTGGGTCTGTTCGGGTTCGGCGGACTGGCACGGGGGCGGACCGGCGGGGCCTGGGTGCTGGGGCTGTTCGGCCGCTACCGGGGGACCGTCCGGCGGACCGGTCTGATGTGGGTCAACCCGCTGCTGCTGCGCCGCCGGGTCGACGTACGGCTGCGGCACTGGCGCAGTGAGCCGATGCCGGCGGCCGACGGGAGCGGGGTCGCGCTGCGGGTGGTGGTGCTCGTGGTGTGGCGGGTGCGGGACACCGCGCGGGCGATGCTGGGGGTGGAGGACCACGAGGAGTATCTGCGGGTGTGCGTGGAGGCGGCGCTGGCGCGGGTGCCGGTGGAGATGCCGGGCGCGGCGAAGCCCGCGGTGGACGCGGCGGCCGACGCGCTGACCCGGCTGGTGACGGCGGACGCGACACCCGTGGGGCTCGAGGTGTTCTCGGTGCAGCCGGTGCGGGTGGAGTACGCCCCCGAGGTGGCCGCCGCGATGCACCGCCGCCGGATCGCCGCACTGGACGCCCAGCACCGGGCGAGCGTGCTGACGTCGGTCGTGGACTCGGTGGAGGACACGGTGACCCGGCTGACCATGCGCGGGCTGGTGGAGCTGGACGACTACGAACGCAAGGTGCTGGTGAAGGACTTGACGGTGGCGTTCTGCGCCGGGCGGGGAGAAACAGGTCCGTGA
- a CDS encoding lytic polysaccharide monooxygenase auxiliary activity family 9 protein, whose translation MRKKTKLSAAVLGLATTGALVLSSGGASGHGYTDLPISRQKLCQNGTVTNCGAIQWEPQSVEGPKGFPGGGPADGQICNAGLGHFAQLSAPRTPSGAAWPATKVNGGQSYTFRWQFTAMHATTDFKYYITKPGWNQNHNLARSDLNLTPFFTVPYGGQRPPQTLSHTGTLPSGLSGRHVIVAVWTIADTANAFYACSDVTF comes from the coding sequence ATGCGCAAAAAGACCAAGTTGTCCGCCGCGGTGCTCGGTCTGGCGACCACCGGTGCCCTCGTGCTCTCCTCCGGCGGTGCCAGCGGCCACGGCTACACCGACCTGCCGATCAGCCGGCAGAAGCTCTGCCAGAACGGCACCGTGACCAACTGCGGAGCGATCCAGTGGGAGCCGCAGAGCGTCGAGGGCCCGAAGGGCTTCCCGGGCGGCGGCCCGGCCGACGGGCAGATATGCAACGCGGGACTGGGCCACTTCGCCCAGCTCAGCGCACCGAGGACACCGTCAGGCGCGGCCTGGCCCGCCACCAAGGTGAACGGCGGTCAGAGCTACACGTTCCGCTGGCAGTTCACCGCCATGCACGCCACGACGGACTTCAAGTACTACATCACCAAGCCGGGCTGGAACCAGAACCACAACCTGGCCCGCTCCGACCTCAACCTGACCCCGTTCTTCACGGTCCCCTACGGCGGTCAGCGCCCGCCGCAGACCCTCTCGCACACCGGCACCCTGCCGTCCGGGCTCAGCGGCCGGCATGTGATCGTCGCGGTGTGGACGATCGCGGACACGGCCAACGCGTTCTACGCCTGCTCGGACGTCACGTTCTGA
- a CDS encoding IclR family transcriptional regulator, which translates to MALKHEPTAPYHSAQDALRVLEAVARHPAGVTVGEIARHTRLGADRLTGLLRMLRRERYVEQVTDGAYVTGVTFARLGSAHNRDQALREQLQHTLDRLRDSVGAAVYISRYLDGEVRVTQYAAGPGTPAVNEWVDFRYSAHATAVGKSLLGQLDHAGRRDHLARHKMARLTSRTITSDKVLLSRLDAQPATVPVLDLQEYAIGTVCAAVPITAGSSVGCLALSLPVEHAHRLRQAADTLNRNAAPVLLSLTI; encoded by the coding sequence GTGGCGCTGAAGCACGAGCCGACCGCGCCGTACCACTCGGCTCAGGACGCGTTGCGCGTTCTGGAGGCGGTGGCGCGGCACCCCGCCGGTGTCACCGTCGGCGAGATCGCCCGCCACACCCGCCTCGGCGCGGACCGGCTCACCGGGCTGCTGCGCATGCTGCGCCGCGAGCGGTACGTCGAACAGGTCACGGACGGCGCATACGTCACCGGCGTCACATTCGCCCGTCTCGGCTCCGCCCACAACCGCGATCAGGCCCTGCGCGAACAGCTCCAGCACACCCTCGACCGGCTCCGGGACTCCGTCGGCGCGGCCGTGTACATCAGCCGGTACCTCGACGGCGAGGTCCGGGTCACCCAGTACGCGGCCGGCCCGGGCACCCCGGCGGTCAACGAGTGGGTCGACTTCCGCTACTCCGCGCACGCCACGGCGGTCGGCAAGAGCCTGCTCGGTCAGCTCGACCACGCGGGCCGCCGCGATCATCTCGCCCGGCACAAGATGGCCCGCCTCACCTCGCGCACGATCACCAGCGACAAGGTGCTGCTCTCCCGCCTGGACGCCCAGCCGGCCACGGTTCCCGTGCTCGACCTGCAGGAATACGCGATCGGCACGGTCTGCGCGGCCGTCCCGATCACCGCCGGCTCCTCGGTGGGGTGCCTTGCCCTGTCCCTCCCGGTCGAGCACGCCCACCGGCTGCGCCAGGCGGCGGACACCCTGAACCGCAACGCGGCCCCGGTGCTGCTGTCCCTGACGATCTAG
- the ehuA gene encoding ectoine/hydroxyectoine ABC transporter ATP-binding protein EhuA produces MSVEINKQPADSPHTGPAPLIRLEQVSKRFGDNTVLDHLDFSVDAGRHVTLIGPSGSGKTTILRLLMTLTKPDEGTITVDGEKLFPAPEKQIREVRKKIGMVFQQFNLFPNMTVLRNVTEAPVTVLGLSKDEAEARARELLDLVGLADKCDARPSQLSGGQQQRVAIARALAMRPQVLLLDEVTSALDPELVAGVLDVLRDIARSTDITMLCVTHEMNFARDISDQVLMFDSGRVIESGPPEKIFGDAEHERTREFLSAVL; encoded by the coding sequence TTGTCCGTTGAGATCAACAAGCAGCCCGCCGACAGCCCCCATACCGGTCCCGCCCCGCTGATCCGCCTGGAGCAGGTCTCCAAGCGGTTCGGGGACAACACGGTCCTCGACCACCTCGACTTCTCCGTCGACGCGGGGCGGCACGTCACCCTGATCGGGCCGTCCGGGTCGGGCAAGACCACGATCCTGCGGCTGCTGATGACCCTGACCAAGCCCGACGAGGGCACGATCACCGTCGACGGGGAGAAGCTCTTCCCGGCGCCGGAGAAGCAGATCCGTGAGGTCCGCAAGAAGATCGGGATGGTCTTCCAGCAGTTCAACCTGTTCCCGAACATGACCGTGCTCAGGAACGTCACCGAGGCGCCGGTCACCGTGCTCGGCCTGTCGAAGGACGAGGCGGAGGCGCGCGCCCGTGAGCTGCTGGACCTGGTGGGCCTCGCCGACAAGTGCGACGCGCGGCCGTCCCAGCTGTCCGGCGGGCAGCAGCAGCGGGTGGCGATCGCGCGGGCGCTGGCGATGCGGCCGCAGGTGCTGCTGCTCGACGAGGTGACCTCGGCGCTGGACCCGGAGCTGGTCGCGGGCGTCCTGGACGTGCTGCGGGACATCGCGCGCAGCACCGACATCACCATGCTCTGCGTGACCCACGAGATGAACTTCGCCCGGGACATCTCCGACCAGGTCCTGATGTTCGACTCGGGTCGGGTCATCGAGTCGGGCCCGCCGGAGAAGATCTTCGGCGACGCCGAACACGAGCGGACACGGGAGTTCCTCAGCGCTGTGCTGTGA
- the ehuD gene encoding ectoine/hydroxyectoine ABC transporter permease subunit EhuD: MNWDWGAVRDFMPQFWEGLLVTLQALVLGSLISFVLGLVWTLLMRTPSRWVRWPVGVFTEFVRNTPLLVQLFFLFYVLPEWGLTFSALTTGVFAIGLHYSTYTMQVYRAGIEAVPAGQWEAATALSLPTARTWQVVILPQAIRRVVPALGNYVISMLKDTPLLMAITVLDMLGQARLFSQEHFRFTEPLTVIGVAFVLVSYLASVLLRTLERRLVR, from the coding sequence ATGAACTGGGACTGGGGAGCGGTCCGCGACTTCATGCCGCAGTTCTGGGAGGGCCTGCTCGTCACCCTCCAGGCGCTGGTGCTGGGTTCGCTGATCTCGTTCGTGCTGGGGCTGGTGTGGACGCTGCTGATGCGCACGCCGAGCCGCTGGGTGCGCTGGCCGGTCGGGGTGTTCACGGAGTTCGTGCGGAACACGCCGCTGCTGGTGCAGCTGTTCTTCCTCTTCTACGTGCTGCCCGAGTGGGGGCTGACGTTCTCGGCGCTGACCACCGGCGTCTTCGCGATCGGCCTGCACTACTCGACGTACACCATGCAGGTCTACCGGGCCGGTATCGAGGCGGTGCCCGCCGGGCAGTGGGAGGCCGCGACGGCGCTCAGCCTGCCGACGGCCAGGACGTGGCAGGTGGTGATCCTGCCGCAGGCGATCCGCCGGGTGGTGCCGGCGCTCGGGAACTACGTGATCTCGATGCTGAAGGACACGCCGCTGCTCATGGCGATCACCGTGCTGGACATGCTCGGCCAGGCGCGGCTCTTCTCCCAGGAGCACTTCCGTTTCACCGAGCCCCTCACCGTGATCGGCGTGGCCTTCGTCCTCGTCTCGTATCTGGCCTCCGTACTTCTGCGCACCCTGGAGCGACGTCTTGTCCGTTGA
- the ehuC gene encoding ectoine/hydroxyectoine ABC transporter permease subunit EhuC, giving the protein MTSGLWELVLTGTWTTVQLLVLSALLAAVVSFVVGIARTHRLWIVRFAAGFYTEVFRGTSALVMIFWVFFVLPPAFGWQLVPLWAGTLALGLTYGAYGSEIVRGALNSVDPAQREGGIALSFTPWQRMRLILLPQAVPEMIPPFSNLLVELLKGTALVSIMGMGDLAFSGNLVRLALQESTEIYTYVLLIYFVIAFLLTRVMRGLEHRLKAGVAR; this is encoded by the coding sequence ATGACCTCGGGACTCTGGGAACTGGTACTGACGGGCACCTGGACCACGGTCCAGCTGCTGGTGCTCAGCGCGCTGCTGGCCGCGGTCGTGTCCTTCGTCGTCGGCATCGCGCGCACCCACCGGCTGTGGATCGTGCGGTTCGCCGCGGGCTTCTACACGGAGGTGTTCCGCGGCACCTCGGCCCTGGTGATGATCTTCTGGGTGTTCTTCGTGCTGCCGCCCGCCTTCGGCTGGCAGCTGGTCCCGCTGTGGGCGGGCACCCTGGCCCTGGGGCTGACCTACGGGGCGTACGGCTCGGAGATCGTGCGCGGCGCGCTGAACTCCGTCGACCCGGCGCAGCGTGAGGGCGGGATCGCGCTCAGCTTCACGCCGTGGCAGCGGATGCGGCTGATCCTGCTGCCGCAGGCGGTTCCGGAGATGATCCCGCCGTTCTCCAACCTGCTGGTCGAGCTGCTCAAGGGCACCGCCCTGGTGTCGATCATGGGCATGGGCGACCTGGCGTTCAGCGGCAACCTGGTGCGGCTCGCCCTTCAGGAGAGCACGGAGATCTACACGTACGTGCTGCTCATCTACTTCGTGATCGCGTTCCTGCTCACCCGTGTGATGCGCGGTCTTGAGCACCGACTCAAGGCGGGGGTGGCCCGATGA
- the ehuB gene encoding ectoine/hydroxyectoine ABC transporter substrate-binding protein EhuB — MAPPLRNSHHISGPTRRSLLAGVAALGALGAAGCSRVATASGTNGGDLLDRLKAAGVVRLGIAGEIPFGYIDKDGELTGEAPELAKAIFKRLGVDRVQPVPTEFGSLIPGLNSQQFDVVAAGMYVTPERCEQVIFADPDYQMPDAFVVRKGNPMGLRDYKDALAKKARIATGTGYAQIEHAVEAGYRRGDILIVPDQVAGLNAVEAGRVDYFTATAVTSRLVVRTSSKTEATEPFTPIVDGKPQLAGGAFAFRPTETKLRDAFNAELHKLKKSGEVFRILRPFGFTETEMTEMTAKELCGG; from the coding sequence ATGGCTCCACCACTCAGAAACAGCCACCACATATCCGGGCCCACCCGCCGGTCGCTGCTCGCGGGGGTCGCGGCGCTCGGCGCGCTGGGTGCCGCCGGCTGCAGCCGCGTGGCCACCGCGTCCGGCACGAACGGCGGTGACCTGCTCGACCGGCTGAAGGCCGCCGGTGTCGTACGCCTGGGCATCGCGGGTGAGATCCCCTTCGGGTACATCGACAAGGACGGCGAGCTGACCGGCGAGGCGCCCGAGCTGGCCAAGGCGATCTTCAAACGGCTCGGGGTGGACCGGGTACAGCCCGTGCCGACCGAGTTCGGCTCGCTCATCCCCGGCCTGAACTCGCAGCAGTTCGACGTCGTGGCCGCCGGGATGTACGTCACCCCGGAACGCTGTGAGCAGGTCATCTTCGCGGACCCCGACTACCAGATGCCCGACGCGTTCGTCGTACGCAAGGGCAATCCGATGGGGCTGCGCGACTACAAGGACGCGCTCGCCAAGAAGGCGCGGATCGCCACCGGGACCGGCTACGCCCAGATCGAGCACGCCGTCGAGGCCGGGTACCGGCGCGGCGACATCCTCATCGTCCCCGACCAGGTCGCCGGACTGAACGCCGTCGAGGCCGGGCGGGTCGACTACTTCACCGCCACCGCGGTCACCTCCCGCCTGGTCGTACGGACCTCCTCGAAGACGGAGGCGACCGAGCCCTTCACCCCGATCGTCGACGGCAAGCCGCAGCTCGCCGGCGGCGCCTTCGCGTTCCGGCCGACCGAGACCAAGCTGCGGGACGCCTTCAACGCGGAGCTGCACAAGCTGAAGAAGAGCGGCGAGGTCTTCCGGATCCTGCGCCCGTTCGGCTTCACCGAGACCGAGATGACCGAGATGACCGCGAAGGAGCTGTGCGGCGGATGA
- a CDS encoding DUF3830 family protein, protein MSDRFIEVSLTRRGVRCTAKLLADRAPLTCAAVWEALPLSGDVYHAKYARNEIYALFPPFAETEPPLENPTVTPIPGDLCYFAFAGTELGTKAYGYDREVRAGTTVVDLALFYERNNLLLNGDVGWVPGIVWGQVVEGLEDMAEACNDLWRSGAAGETLSFSRM, encoded by the coding sequence ATGAGTGATCGGTTCATCGAGGTCTCACTGACCCGGCGCGGAGTGCGCTGCACGGCGAAACTGCTGGCCGACCGTGCCCCGTTGACCTGCGCGGCCGTCTGGGAGGCCCTGCCCCTGTCCGGTGACGTGTACCACGCGAAGTACGCACGCAACGAGATCTACGCCCTGTTCCCGCCGTTCGCGGAAACGGAACCACCCCTGGAGAATCCGACAGTTACCCCCATTCCGGGCGACCTGTGCTATTTCGCCTTCGCCGGAACAGAGTTGGGCACCAAGGCCTACGGCTACGACCGCGAGGTCCGCGCCGGTACCACCGTCGTGGACCTCGCCCTCTTCTACGAACGCAACAACCTGCTGCTCAACGGGGACGTCGGCTGGGTCCCCGGCATCGTCTGGGGTCAGGTCGTCGAGGGCCTTGAGGACATGGCCGAGGCGTGCAACGACCTGTGGCGCTCCGGAGCGGCGGGCGAGACGCTCAGTTTCAGCCGGATGTGA
- a CDS encoding amidase has protein sequence MTELTELTAVRLLDGYRKGEFSPVEATRAALQRAEEIQPEVNAFVRLTAEDALRRARESQERWRRGEPDGLLDGVPVTVKDILLLRGAPTLRGSRTVAPDGRWDEDAPSVARLREHGAVFLGKTTTPEFGWKGVTDSPLSGVTRNPHDPARTAGGSSGGAAAAVALGAGPLALGTDGGGSVRIPAAFCGIFALKPTYGRVPLYPASAFGTLAHVGPMTRDAADAALLMDVIGHPDSRDWSALGPAAGAFTDGLAGGVRGLRVAYSPTLGGQVAVRPAVAAAVRRAVQRLAELGAYVEETDPDLTDPVEAFHTLWFSGAARVIQRLGPEQRALLDPGLREICAQGARYSALDYLAAVDVRMDLGRRMGRFHDTYDLLVTPTLPITAFEAGAEVPKGSGHRRWTGWTPFTYPFNMTQQPAATVPVGTDGDGLPIGMQLVAARHRDDLVLRAAHTLYEAGVTSG, from the coding sequence ATGACCGAGCTCACCGAGCTGACCGCCGTACGACTCCTCGACGGCTACCGCAAGGGCGAGTTCAGCCCCGTGGAGGCGACCCGCGCGGCGCTTCAGCGGGCCGAGGAGATCCAGCCGGAGGTGAACGCCTTCGTCCGGCTGACCGCCGAGGACGCCCTGCGCCGGGCGCGGGAGTCGCAGGAGCGATGGCGGCGCGGTGAGCCGGACGGGCTGCTGGACGGGGTGCCGGTCACCGTGAAGGACATCCTGCTGCTGCGCGGCGCCCCCACCCTGCGCGGTTCCAGGACCGTCGCCCCGGACGGCCGCTGGGACGAGGACGCGCCCTCCGTCGCCCGGCTGCGCGAGCACGGCGCGGTGTTCCTCGGCAAGACCACGACCCCCGAGTTCGGCTGGAAGGGCGTCACGGACTCGCCGCTCAGCGGGGTGACGCGCAATCCGCACGACCCGGCGCGCACGGCGGGCGGCTCCAGCGGGGGCGCGGCGGCGGCCGTGGCGCTCGGCGCGGGACCGCTGGCGCTCGGCACGGACGGCGGTGGCAGTGTCCGGATCCCGGCCGCGTTCTGCGGGATCTTCGCGCTGAAACCGACGTACGGACGTGTGCCGCTGTACCCGGCGAGCGCGTTCGGGACGCTGGCGCACGTGGGGCCGATGACGCGGGACGCGGCGGACGCGGCGCTGCTGATGGACGTGATCGGCCATCCGGACTCCCGCGACTGGTCGGCGCTCGGGCCGGCGGCCGGGGCCTTCACCGACGGTCTGGCGGGCGGGGTGCGCGGGCTGCGGGTGGCGTACTCGCCGACACTGGGCGGGCAGGTGGCGGTGCGCCCGGCGGTCGCGGCGGCGGTACGGCGGGCGGTGCAGCGGCTGGCGGAGCTCGGCGCGTACGTCGAGGAGACCGACCCCGACCTCACCGACCCGGTAGAGGCCTTCCACACCCTGTGGTTCAGCGGGGCCGCCCGCGTGATCCAGCGGCTCGGGCCGGAGCAGCGTGCGCTGCTGGACCCCGGGCTGCGGGAGATCTGCGCGCAGGGCGCCCGCTACTCGGCGCTGGACTATCTGGCCGCGGTGGACGTCCGGATGGACCTGGGGCGCCGGATGGGCCGCTTCCACGACACCTACGACCTGCTGGTCACCCCGACCCTGCCGATCACGGCGTTCGAGGCGGGCGCCGAGGTGCCGAAGGGGTCCGGTCACCGGCGGTGGACGGGGTGGACCCCGTTCACGTACCCGTTCAACATGACCCAGCAGCCGGCGGCGACCGTGCCCGTCGGGACGGACGGGGACGGCCTGCCCATCGGGATGCAGCTGGTGGCGGCCCGGCACCGGGACGACCTGGTGCTGCGGGCGGCGCACACGCTGTACGAGGCCGGTGTCACATCCGGCTGA
- a CDS encoding D-2-hydroxyacid dehydrogenase: MTTPTLLVLDADPLPRLGRLTGRARIEHADASTLAERLPYADVLLVWDFTSHAVREAWPGDGPRPRWVHTASAGVDHLMCPELAASDTVVTNARGVFDQPIAEYVAALVLAMAKDLPRTLDLQRERTWRHRESQKVTGSRAVVVGSGPIGRAISGTLKALGVTTALVGRTPRTGVHGPDDLDRLMCRADWVIAAAPLTEQTRGMFDARRFGVMQPSARFVNVGRGPLVVEDALAEALAKRWIAGAALDVFEAEPLPPDSPLWQVPNLIVSPHMSGDTVGWRDELGAQFVELYDAWEAGRPLPNVVDKQRGYVPGH; encoded by the coding sequence ATGACCACCCCGACCCTGCTCGTCCTGGACGCCGACCCGCTCCCCCGGCTCGGCCGCCTCACCGGCCGCGCCCGGATCGAGCACGCGGACGCCTCGACGCTCGCCGAGCGGCTGCCGTACGCCGACGTGCTGCTCGTGTGGGACTTCACCTCGCACGCGGTGCGCGAGGCCTGGCCGGGGGACGGGCCGCGGCCGCGCTGGGTGCACACGGCGAGCGCGGGCGTGGACCATCTGATGTGTCCGGAACTCGCCGCGTCGGACACCGTGGTGACCAACGCGCGCGGCGTTTTCGACCAGCCCATCGCCGAGTACGTCGCCGCCCTCGTCCTGGCGATGGCGAAGGACCTGCCGCGCACGCTGGATCTCCAGCGGGAGCGGACCTGGCGGCACCGCGAGTCGCAGAAGGTCACCGGGAGCCGGGCGGTCGTGGTCGGCTCCGGCCCGATCGGCCGGGCGATCAGCGGCACTCTCAAGGCGCTCGGCGTCACCACCGCGCTCGTCGGCCGCACCCCGCGCACCGGCGTCCACGGCCCCGACGACCTGGACCGGCTGATGTGCCGCGCCGACTGGGTGATCGCGGCGGCGCCGCTGACGGAGCAGACGCGGGGCATGTTCGACGCCCGCCGCTTCGGGGTGATGCAGCCGTCCGCCCGGTTCGTGAACGTCGGACGCGGGCCGCTGGTCGTCGAGGACGCGCTCGCCGAGGCGCTGGCCAAGCGGTGGATCGCGGGCGCCGCGCTGGACGTCTTCGAGGCCGAACCCCTCCCGCCGGACAGCCCGTTGTGGCAGGTCCCGAACCTGATCGTGTCCCCGCACATGAGCGGCGACACCGTCGGCTGGCGGGACGAACTGGGCGCCCAGTTCGTGGAGTTGTACGACGCCTGGGAGGCGGGTCGGCCGCTGCCGAACGTGGTCGACAAGCAGCGCGGGTATGTACCCGGACACTGA